One segment of Candidatus Micrarchaeum acidiphilum ARMAN-2 DNA contains the following:
- a CDS encoding pyruvate flavodoxin/ferredoxin oxidoreductase domain protein, whose protein sequence is MRISWMIGGAQGTGVDTSANIFGAAVAKAGYYLYGSREYYSNIKGRHSYFNVTISDKPQSSVSEKVNILVTFDSETVFQHFREVTEFVIYDKNMEAIKAETVRSIEPELLSEIVAELEKKGLGTTVADAVKYMESNGVKAIPIQYGEITARIMNELKLNPVIVDRSRNIIGAATSLALLGIKKDYLIDQLKAAFKNETFVKLNTMAVEAGYALAQNHYSLPELKVSGNRVQVDGTNTSAMGKLAAGLRFQSYYPITPASDESVYIEANQMLDAPLATSEEAKKVGVAVVQTEDELAAINSAIGAALTGARAATATSGPGFSLMSEGISWAGMDEAPVTISYYMRGAPATGLPTRSGQADLKFAINVGHGEFPKIVIASGDHLEVFQDAFNALNWAEAYQCPVIHIIEKTLANSYSIIDEDKFDLSKMAISRGLRATKLDGYKRFEITENGISPRAFLDEALMLYTGDEHNEYGHISEASQNRLKMYEKRLKKLQQAADDIPDELKANVIGNSDIVLLTWGSPKGAILDSMEELGKAGINVEMVQVRLFSPYPTELMKKLLSGKKTIIALENNYYAQAAEVLAEKTGINPTNYILKWTGRPVYKEELIDAVTRIIKNNEKKVVLDGGS, encoded by the coding sequence ATGAGAATTAGTTGGATGATTGGCGGTGCGCAGGGAACAGGCGTAGACACTTCGGCCAACATATTCGGTGCCGCAGTGGCCAAAGCCGGCTACTACTTGTATGGAAGCAGAGAATACTACTCAAACATAAAGGGGAGGCACAGCTACTTCAATGTAACAATTTCTGACAAACCCCAGTCAAGCGTTTCAGAAAAGGTTAACATACTAGTTACTTTCGACAGCGAAACCGTGTTCCAGCATTTCAGAGAGGTAACGGAATTTGTTATATATGACAAAAACATGGAAGCTATAAAGGCCGAGACTGTAAGGTCTATAGAGCCAGAACTGCTATCTGAAATCGTAGCAGAGCTGGAGAAGAAGGGCCTTGGAACCACCGTGGCGGATGCGGTAAAATACATGGAGTCCAATGGAGTCAAGGCAATACCAATTCAATACGGTGAGATAACCGCCAGGATAATGAATGAACTAAAGCTCAACCCAGTCATAGTGGACAGATCAAGAAACATAATCGGCGCTGCAACATCCCTTGCACTGCTGGGCATAAAGAAAGACTATCTGATAGACCAGTTAAAGGCTGCATTTAAAAATGAAACATTCGTGAAGCTAAATACCATGGCTGTTGAGGCCGGGTACGCTCTTGCTCAAAACCATTACAGCCTACCTGAGCTAAAAGTCTCAGGCAATCGTGTCCAAGTCGACGGGACCAACACCTCCGCAATGGGCAAGCTGGCGGCAGGCTTGCGCTTCCAATCATACTATCCCATAACGCCCGCATCTGATGAAAGCGTCTACATAGAAGCAAATCAGATGCTGGATGCGCCTCTGGCTACATCTGAAGAAGCCAAAAAAGTCGGCGTTGCAGTCGTGCAGACTGAGGACGAGCTTGCGGCTATAAATTCAGCGATAGGCGCAGCATTGACTGGTGCCAGGGCTGCCACTGCCACCTCGGGCCCAGGATTTTCCCTCATGTCAGAAGGCATAAGCTGGGCGGGCATGGACGAAGCTCCGGTTACGATAAGCTACTACATGCGCGGAGCGCCAGCTACCGGACTCCCAACCAGGAGCGGCCAGGCAGACCTGAAATTTGCAATAAACGTGGGCCACGGCGAATTCCCAAAGATCGTGATAGCTTCGGGCGATCACCTAGAAGTTTTCCAAGACGCGTTCAACGCGCTAAACTGGGCCGAAGCATACCAATGCCCCGTAATACACATAATAGAAAAAACGCTCGCGAACTCATACTCTATAATAGACGAGGACAAGTTTGATCTTTCAAAAATGGCCATAAGCAGAGGACTGCGCGCAACGAAGCTGGACGGTTACAAAAGGTTCGAAATCACAGAAAACGGCATATCGCCAAGAGCTTTTCTAGACGAGGCGCTCATGTTATATACAGGCGACGAGCATAACGAATACGGTCATATATCAGAGGCATCCCAAAACAGGCTCAAGATGTATGAAAAGAGGCTCAAAAAGCTACAGCAGGCAGCCGATGACATACCTGATGAACTAAAGGCCAATGTGATTGGCAACTCTGATATAGTGCTGCTTACATGGGGTTCTCCAAAGGGTGCAATACTGGATTCGATGGAGGAGCTGGGCAAGGCAGGAATAAACGTTGAAATGGTGCAGGTGAGGCTCTTCAGCCCGTATCCTACAGAATTAATGAAAAAGCTGCTGTCAGGTAAGAAGACCATAATAGCACTTGAGAACAACTACTATGCCCAGGCGGCAGAGGTCCTTGCAGAAAAAACCGGCATAAATCCAACCAACTACATACTCAAATGGACCGGAAGGCCGGTATACAAGGAGGAGCTCATAGACGCGGTTACAAGAATAATAAAAAATAATGAAAAAAAGGTGGTTTTGGATGGAGGTTCATGA
- a CDS encoding HAD-superfamily hydrolase, subfamily IA, variant 1: MKNIRIVIFDIDGVLLDGEAKEKYFAEKTHKLLSKNGFNIKKSEFDSTWKGLCTVAIRKGLSITEMRRMLFRKFKIPQSLLAEYEEIDKRSLKFVRPTENYIGKQLKKLKKDGYIVAALSNTLYSSDEKGKILKLAGLGDTIDKIFVATEIRHRKPESKAYYAVLDYFGVTPPEAIFVGHSEYEIKGAKKVGLHTISYKGYKKADFYASKFSQIPEYIKLAPQ; this comes from the coding sequence ATGAAAAACATAAGAATCGTAATTTTCGATATAGACGGCGTTTTGCTTGATGGTGAAGCAAAAGAAAAATACTTTGCAGAAAAGACGCACAAGCTTCTCAGTAAAAACGGATTCAATATAAAAAAATCAGAGTTTGATTCTACATGGAAAGGCCTGTGCACTGTTGCCATACGCAAAGGGCTTTCAATTACCGAGATGCGCCGCATGCTGTTTAGGAAATTCAAAATACCTCAAAGCCTATTGGCTGAATACGAAGAGATAGACAAAAGATCATTGAAATTTGTGAGGCCCACGGAGAATTACATTGGAAAGCAGCTCAAGAAGCTCAAGAAAGACGGCTACATAGTTGCTGCTTTGTCAAACACCTTGTATAGCTCAGATGAGAAAGGCAAAATATTGAAACTTGCAGGGTTGGGCGATACAATTGATAAGATATTTGTGGCTACCGAAATAAGGCACAGAAAGCCTGAAAGCAAAGCGTATTATGCAGTATTAGACTATTTCGGAGTAACGCCACCAGAAGCTATTTTTGTGGGCCACAGTGAGTACGAAATAAAAGGCGCAAAGAAGGTAGGGCTTCATACTATATCATACAAGGGGTACAAAAAAGCTGATTTCTATGCAAGCAAATTCAGTCAGATACCGGAATACATAAAACTTGCCCCGCAGTAA
- a CDS encoding pyruvate ferredoxin/flavodoxin oxidoreductase, beta subunit: MEVHEELEFNDWCPGCGDFGILRAEEMALKELSLTYKNSVIVSGIGCSGKIPHFVSLPISGVHTLHGRAMAFALGIKVANPSLNVIVNVGDGDGLGIGAGHFVNAGRRNLNLTLIMHDNGVYGLTKGQASPTLKRGEKTKSLPKPNINDAINPLALAIASGYTFVARVFAYDIVHTKEIIKEAVMHNGTSFVDILQPCPTYNDINTNDWYKQRIYKMEGFDPEVKSEDEITQKMTQGIAKAYEWGDKIPVGIFYKNSLTPEYGDRLSENISNYKKQYPAMQQIEANGKPVTSIENLLKSKRI, translated from the coding sequence ATGGAGGTTCATGAAGAGCTTGAGTTTAACGACTGGTGCCCGGGGTGCGGGGACTTCGGTATATTGCGCGCGGAGGAAATGGCACTAAAGGAGCTTTCCCTCACATACAAGAATTCGGTAATAGTCTCAGGCATAGGATGCTCTGGCAAGATACCACATTTCGTAAGCCTTCCCATATCAGGGGTGCATACCCTTCATGGCCGTGCGATGGCATTCGCGCTCGGCATAAAGGTGGCAAACCCAAGCCTCAACGTCATAGTAAACGTGGGTGACGGAGACGGCCTTGGCATAGGTGCAGGCCACTTTGTAAATGCTGGAAGAAGGAACCTTAATCTGACCCTGATAATGCACGACAACGGGGTTTACGGACTCACTAAGGGGCAGGCATCTCCTACGCTAAAGCGCGGCGAAAAGACAAAATCGCTGCCCAAGCCGAACATCAACGACGCCATAAATCCTCTTGCTCTGGCAATCGCCTCTGGCTATACATTTGTTGCAAGGGTGTTCGCATACGACATAGTTCACACAAAAGAGATAATCAAGGAGGCCGTAATGCACAACGGAACCTCATTCGTAGACATACTGCAGCCGTGCCCCACCTACAATGACATAAACACCAACGACTGGTACAAACAAAGGATATACAAAATGGAGGGCTTCGATCCGGAAGTTAAGTCCGAGGACGAAATAACGCAAAAGATGACCCAGGGCATTGCAAAGGCTTATGAATGGGGCGACAAGATACCCGTAGGTATATTCTACAAGAACAGCCTGACTCCGGAATACGGGGACAGACTATCAGAGAACATATCAAACTACAAGAAGCAGTATCCGGCGATGCAGCAAATAGAAGCGAATGGAAAGCCGGTTACGTCAATAGAGAACCTGCTCAAATCAAAAAGAATCTGA
- a CDS encoding Citrate (Si)-synthase, whose protein sequence is MTESIKVPKGLERVIVDQTSISSTDSKGHLIYRGYSATDLAAHASFEQTAYLLINGKLPSSAQLTEFSKRLKEMSNLTTQQEALAEFIGTTYPDNPIIDNLRTVISGIKLESKDESSQLLEMAAKIPGIISKLYYGSAQSPAKGGAQSGYAATFYRMITGKSDISLSKHFEKLLILYMEHEFNASTFALRVTASTLAGPKPSFTSALATLKGPLHGGANSEILNYLLSVKSRDEAIKYVDSKLAKKEKIMGFGHRVYKDKDPRAEFVKGQIREVAKRNGMEKLLEFAEAIEERMWESKRIPANVDFYAAIYLYMLGIKEPFYLPIFAAARSFGWNAHYKEQVADNKLIRPDSEYIGPKNLKFGHDKA, encoded by the coding sequence ATGACCGAAAGCATAAAGGTTCCAAAAGGCCTTGAAAGGGTTATAGTTGACCAGACAAGCATATCATCGACCGACAGCAAAGGCCATCTCATATACCGCGGGTATTCCGCAACAGACTTAGCTGCACATGCGTCGTTCGAGCAAACTGCATACTTGCTTATAAACGGCAAGCTGCCAAGCAGCGCCCAGCTAACCGAATTTTCCAAGCGCTTAAAAGAAATGTCTAATCTAACCACGCAGCAGGAAGCGCTGGCCGAATTTATAGGCACCACATACCCAGACAACCCAATAATAGACAACCTACGAACAGTAATATCTGGTATCAAGCTCGAATCAAAGGACGAAAGTTCCCAGTTACTTGAGATGGCCGCAAAAATTCCGGGCATAATATCAAAACTGTACTATGGGTCCGCCCAAAGTCCTGCTAAGGGCGGCGCGCAATCCGGCTATGCTGCGACCTTCTACCGCATGATTACTGGAAAATCCGACATATCCCTATCAAAGCACTTCGAAAAGCTACTAATACTGTACATGGAGCACGAATTTAATGCCTCGACGTTTGCACTCAGAGTTACTGCATCTACGCTCGCAGGGCCTAAGCCGTCTTTCACCAGTGCACTAGCCACGCTGAAGGGCCCGCTGCACGGAGGCGCAAATTCAGAAATACTAAACTACCTCCTATCTGTAAAAAGCAGGGACGAAGCCATAAAATACGTCGATTCGAAGCTTGCCAAGAAAGAAAAGATAATGGGATTCGGACACAGGGTTTACAAGGACAAAGATCCAAGAGCCGAATTTGTAAAAGGCCAGATTAGAGAGGTCGCAAAACGAAATGGCATGGAGAAACTCCTTGAGTTTGCAGAGGCAATAGAAGAACGCATGTGGGAGTCGAAAAGGATACCGGCAAACGTGGATTTCTACGCCGCAATCTACCTGTACATGCTCGGAATAAAGGAACCATTTTACCTGCCAATATTTGCAGCGGCCCGCAGCTTCGGATGGAACGCACATTACAAAGAACAGGTTGCAGACAACAAGCTGATAAGACCAGACTCCGAGTATATAGGCCCCAAAAACCTGAAATTCGGACATGACAAGGCATAA
- a CDS encoding 2-methylcitrate dehydratase has protein sequence MELAEKLFEYSQHIRKTKIGSWSEDVKMRIADYIFVAYSARNAPPVKIAKKVLLPSIGKHNSHIYFTNELAPVEASIFINGTMGRYQDYNDTYLSKEAMHPSDNITAVLAIADYLGSKGVEIIKAVYLAYQIACSFADAFSIRARGWDHVNYISISSAAAMSYLLGLNRQQFVNAISLAINNNISMRQTRAGRLSMWKACTVGYAMRDSAFATLMAKSGLTGPSPIFEGEMGFFNQISGKLSPNLYPDKIKKTMIKEFPVEYHATSAVEAALSLRNKISGEILSIDIDTYKAAYEIITKGPEKLRPANKETADHSLPYIVAYTLLYGAPTTNSYSINFLKDKKILSLIDMTSVRVSKDFDKLYPRLTPVKITVKIKNHVFSETVKVQKGSPIKPFKWDDILTKGTAIIGSKTKAEKIISLVKSLEKNQAKDIFELIKNVDTKR, from the coding sequence ATGGAGCTTGCGGAAAAATTGTTCGAATACTCGCAGCATATAAGAAAAACAAAAATTGGCAGCTGGTCTGAAGATGTAAAAATGCGCATTGCAGACTACATTTTCGTTGCATACTCTGCAAGAAACGCTCCTCCTGTAAAAATCGCAAAAAAGGTTCTTCTTCCAAGTATTGGCAAGCATAACTCACACATATATTTTACAAATGAGCTGGCCCCGGTAGAAGCTTCAATATTTATAAACGGAACCATGGGCAGGTACCAGGACTACAATGACACCTATCTTTCAAAGGAGGCTATGCATCCGTCCGACAACATAACAGCCGTACTCGCAATTGCAGATTACCTTGGTAGTAAAGGCGTTGAAATAATAAAGGCAGTATACCTTGCATATCAGATTGCATGCTCCTTTGCAGACGCCTTTTCAATCCGTGCGAGAGGCTGGGACCATGTAAACTACATATCAATATCTTCTGCTGCAGCAATGTCCTACCTCTTGGGGCTTAACAGGCAGCAATTCGTAAACGCCATTAGCCTTGCAATAAACAACAACATAAGCATGCGGCAGACGCGTGCAGGAAGGCTCAGCATGTGGAAGGCGTGCACCGTAGGATATGCGATGCGCGACAGTGCATTCGCAACGCTCATGGCCAAAAGCGGTCTAACAGGCCCATCTCCAATATTTGAAGGAGAAATGGGCTTCTTCAATCAAATATCTGGAAAACTCTCGCCAAATCTCTATCCAGACAAAATCAAAAAGACCATGATAAAAGAATTTCCTGTAGAATATCACGCAACCAGCGCCGTAGAAGCGGCACTAAGCCTGCGCAATAAAATATCCGGTGAGATACTTTCTATAGACATTGATACATACAAAGCTGCTTACGAAATAATAACAAAAGGCCCGGAAAAGCTTAGGCCGGCAAACAAGGAGACTGCGGACCACAGCCTTCCGTATATAGTTGCATACACCCTGCTCTACGGTGCCCCAACTACAAATTCTTATTCAATAAATTTCCTCAAGGATAAAAAAATCCTCTCGCTGATAGATATGACAAGCGTCAGGGTATCAAAAGATTTCGATAAATTATACCCGAGGCTAACTCCGGTAAAGATAACTGTAAAGATCAAAAATCATGTTTTTTCAGAAACAGTGAAAGTGCAAAAAGGAAGCCCCATAAAGCCATTCAAATGGGACGACATACTGACTAAGGGTACTGCAATAATTGGCAGCAAGACCAAGGCGGAGAAAATAATAAGCCTTGTCAAATCCCTTGAAAAAAACCAGGCGAAGGATATTTTCGAGTTGATCAAAAATGTCGATACTAAAAGATAA
- a CDS encoding aconitate hydratase 1 — MVASGMEKYVDTFELRPGKTINFYSLKKLREDGNERISKLPFSIRVVLESLVRNFDGKLITEEDVKALSEWNPKNPGDRDIPFKVSRILMQDFTGVPAVVDLAAMREYLVKIGKKDTLIQPDVPVDLIIDHSVQVDAFNTVNAVEINQEKEIERNKERYLLLKWAGQAFNGFRVFPPSAGICHQINLEYLATCVSTSSAGGQTYAFPDTMVGTDSHTTMVNGLGIVGFGVGGIEAEAALLNQPVSFTTPNVVGVHLKGRLNDGITAADFALTLTRLLREKNVVGAFVEFFGDGLKNLSLQDRATLSNMCPEYGATIAIFPPDEETLKYLKMTGRSQEQISLIREYYTRQEMFNIDYSKVEYSDILEVDLSSIKPSVSGPSQPKQQMPLEEIGKNFMEIFVDKKESAEKPTLDDTTRWSEESAKANGKVQEPNTELKGGIKSAKIKYDDGYEVTLSDGDIVISSITSCTNTSNPSAMIGAGLLAKKAVEHGLKINNRKVKTSFAPGSRVVSDYIKKAGLDTYLEKLGYGLVGYGCITCIGNSGPLIDKQSETINANNLAVASVLSGNRNYESRINRDIRANYLMSPPLLIAFGIAGTVLKDLTKEPLAKNDKGEDVYLKDIWPKQEEINEIVDKVISESMYEKEYGNNIFNVNPYWNGLTAPSGTSYKWEDKSTYIRLPPFFDELDRPEKIDSINNATVLAVFGDSISTDHISPAGAIGVDSPAGRYLISLGVEPKDFNTYGTRRGNHEVMMRGTFANNRIKNLMVPGKEGGFTVVYPENKTTTIYEAAMEYKKRKVPLIVIAGAEYGSGSSRDWAAKGPSLLGVKAIIAKSFERIHRSNLVGMGIVPLQFKSGEDASSLKIDYSKPVSVEFTDPVTPRSTAKMHYSKIGGGDATTDLTIRIDSPIELEYVKSGGILNYVLKNILRDN; from the coding sequence ATGGTTGCTAGCGGAATGGAAAAATACGTAGACACGTTTGAATTAAGACCTGGAAAAACGATTAATTTTTACTCATTAAAGAAACTGCGTGAAGATGGCAACGAAAGGATATCAAAGCTCCCTTTCTCAATAAGAGTAGTTCTGGAATCTCTAGTTAGGAATTTTGACGGCAAACTGATAACAGAAGAAGACGTCAAAGCGCTTTCAGAATGGAACCCTAAGAATCCAGGAGACAGAGACATACCTTTTAAAGTATCCAGAATATTGATGCAAGACTTTACTGGAGTACCTGCGGTAGTGGACTTGGCAGCAATGCGCGAATACCTGGTAAAAATTGGCAAAAAGGATACGCTGATACAGCCAGATGTTCCAGTCGACCTTATAATAGATCACTCCGTGCAGGTTGACGCATTCAACACCGTTAACGCGGTAGAAATAAATCAGGAAAAGGAGATAGAGCGCAACAAGGAAAGATACCTTCTTCTAAAATGGGCAGGACAAGCATTTAACGGATTTAGGGTGTTTCCGCCATCTGCCGGAATCTGCCACCAAATAAACCTGGAATACCTTGCAACTTGCGTTTCGACTTCAAGCGCTGGCGGTCAAACATACGCCTTTCCGGACACCATGGTAGGCACAGACTCCCATACCACTATGGTCAACGGGCTAGGCATCGTGGGCTTCGGGGTTGGCGGTATAGAAGCCGAGGCCGCGCTACTCAACCAGCCTGTTTCGTTTACAACCCCGAATGTTGTTGGGGTTCACTTAAAGGGCAGGCTTAACGACGGAATAACTGCCGCCGACTTTGCACTCACATTAACTAGGCTACTTAGAGAAAAGAATGTCGTCGGCGCGTTCGTAGAGTTCTTCGGAGACGGGCTGAAAAACCTTTCTCTGCAGGACAGAGCAACGCTTTCTAACATGTGCCCTGAATACGGCGCCACCATTGCCATTTTCCCACCAGATGAAGAAACACTGAAATACCTTAAAATGACTGGCAGAAGTCAGGAACAGATCTCACTAATAAGGGAATATTACACCAGGCAGGAAATGTTTAACATAGACTACAGCAAGGTAGAATACAGCGACATACTCGAAGTAGATCTTTCTTCAATAAAGCCGAGCGTATCCGGCCCAAGCCAGCCAAAGCAGCAAATGCCGCTTGAGGAAATAGGAAAAAATTTCATGGAGATATTCGTAGACAAAAAGGAATCAGCCGAAAAACCTACTCTGGATGACACGACAAGATGGTCTGAAGAAAGTGCGAAGGCAAACGGCAAGGTTCAGGAACCCAACACAGAATTAAAAGGTGGCATCAAGTCGGCAAAGATAAAATATGATGACGGTTACGAGGTAACCTTGTCTGATGGAGACATAGTAATATCTTCAATAACAAGCTGCACAAACACGAGCAACCCGTCGGCAATGATAGGCGCCGGGCTACTAGCTAAAAAGGCTGTAGAGCACGGTCTCAAGATAAACAACAGGAAGGTAAAAACAAGCTTTGCTCCGGGCTCGAGGGTCGTATCTGACTATATAAAGAAAGCCGGCCTTGATACCTATCTGGAAAAGCTGGGCTACGGCCTGGTCGGATACGGATGCATAACATGCATAGGCAACAGCGGCCCATTAATCGACAAGCAAAGCGAGACTATAAACGCAAATAACCTTGCAGTAGCATCGGTCCTTTCCGGAAACAGGAATTACGAATCTAGGATAAACAGGGACATACGTGCAAATTACCTAATGTCCCCGCCGCTGCTGATAGCATTTGGAATAGCCGGAACCGTACTAAAGGACCTGACAAAAGAGCCTCTGGCAAAAAACGACAAAGGCGAAGATGTGTACCTAAAGGACATATGGCCAAAACAGGAAGAAATAAACGAGATAGTAGACAAGGTCATAAGCGAATCGATGTATGAAAAGGAATACGGTAATAATATATTCAACGTTAATCCGTATTGGAACGGGCTTACTGCGCCTTCCGGCACCAGCTACAAGTGGGAAGACAAGAGTACATACATACGCCTTCCACCATTCTTTGATGAGCTTGACAGGCCGGAAAAAATAGACTCGATAAATAATGCAACGGTACTTGCAGTCTTTGGCGATTCAATATCTACAGACCACATATCGCCGGCAGGTGCGATAGGGGTTGACAGCCCGGCAGGAAGATACCTGATAAGCTTGGGCGTAGAGCCAAAGGACTTCAACACTTACGGAACCAGAAGAGGCAACCACGAAGTCATGATGCGCGGCACATTTGCAAACAACCGTATAAAGAACCTAATGGTGCCAGGAAAGGAAGGCGGATTTACGGTAGTCTATCCTGAAAATAAGACAACAACAATATACGAAGCCGCTATGGAGTACAAAAAACGCAAAGTCCCGCTAATAGTTATAGCTGGGGCAGAATACGGTTCTGGAAGCTCCAGGGACTGGGCCGCAAAAGGGCCCTCGCTGCTAGGTGTAAAGGCCATAATAGCCAAAAGTTTCGAACGCATCCACCGCAGCAATCTGGTCGGGATGGGTATAGTTCCACTGCAGTTCAAAAGCGGCGAGGACGCCTCAAGCCTCAAAATAGATTACTCAAAGCCGGTATCAGTAGAGTTTACAGATCCTGTAACACCAAGATCAACTGCAAAGATGCACTATTCTAAAATTGGCGGGGGAGATGCCACTACAGATTTGACCATAAGAATTGACAGTCCAATAGAGCTTGAATACGTAAAAAGTGGAGGCATACTAAATTATGTGCTAAAAAATATATTAAGAGATAACTAG
- a CDS encoding 2-methylcitrate synthase/citrate synthase II: MDADDKIAVGLEGVYVAKSSICKVDGINGKLYYRGYAIEDIAKNSSFEEVCYLLLNGKLPKLAEFEEFKKALYAERDLPEEIVGIISELVGKASPMDILRTAFSALSGFDEKLNDNTEQANMEKSLKIISRISSISAAIGRLESKAQYVKPDKSLSHSQNFLYMLNGKKPEQEKADLLDLMMMLHAEHSSNASTFSTLVTGSTLADIYAAVTSGISTLKGPLHGGADEAALKMMDAIGSPENTERYIDEALAGKQRIMGFGHRVYKTYDPRAKIIRGHLIEIQEHADGKVKNLTGIALAAEKMMVEKLGETKGIWPNVDFFSGPIYAYLGVPGNLFTPLFAASRAPGWCAHMIEYWRNNKLFRPLEYYEGEIDKQYLSIDKR; the protein is encoded by the coding sequence ATGGACGCTGATGATAAGATAGCTGTTGGGTTGGAAGGAGTCTACGTAGCAAAAAGCAGCATATGCAAAGTGGACGGAATTAATGGTAAGCTTTATTACAGGGGCTACGCTATAGAAGATATAGCAAAAAACTCATCATTTGAGGAAGTCTGTTATCTGCTTTTGAACGGCAAGCTGCCCAAACTTGCCGAATTTGAAGAATTCAAAAAAGCGCTTTATGCTGAGAGGGATCTTCCTGAAGAGATAGTTGGCATAATATCTGAACTTGTCGGAAAAGCCAGTCCGATGGACATACTTAGGACCGCCTTTTCCGCGCTTTCCGGGTTTGATGAAAAGCTTAATGACAATACAGAACAGGCCAACATGGAAAAGAGCCTAAAAATAATTTCTAGGATTTCCTCGATATCTGCGGCCATAGGTAGGTTGGAGTCAAAGGCGCAGTACGTCAAGCCGGATAAATCGTTGTCGCATTCCCAGAATTTCCTTTACATGCTGAACGGAAAAAAGCCCGAGCAGGAAAAGGCAGACCTGCTTGACCTTATGATGATGCTGCACGCTGAACACAGCTCCAATGCGTCGACATTTTCAACCCTTGTTACTGGTTCCACCCTTGCAGACATATACGCGGCCGTCACTTCTGGGATAAGCACTTTAAAGGGCCCGCTCCATGGCGGAGCCGATGAAGCTGCACTGAAGATGATGGATGCTATAGGATCCCCGGAAAACACCGAGAGGTACATAGATGAAGCCCTCGCGGGAAAACAGAGGATAATGGGCTTTGGACATCGCGTATACAAGACTTACGACCCCCGCGCAAAAATAATAAGAGGTCATCTAATTGAGATACAGGAACATGCAGACGGGAAGGTGAAGAACCTTACCGGAATCGCCTTGGCTGCTGAAAAGATGATGGTTGAAAAACTCGGAGAGACAAAGGGCATTTGGCCAAACGTGGACTTCTTTTCCGGACCGATATACGCGTATCTTGGCGTGCCTGGCAACCTGTTTACCCCGCTGTTTGCAGCGAGCAGGGCCCCTGGCTGGTGTGCGCACATGATAGAGTATTGGCGCAACAACAAGCTTTTCAGGCCGTTGGAATATTATGAAGGGGAGATTGACAAGCAGTATCTGAGCATCGACAAGCGCTAG
- a CDS encoding methylisocitrate lyase, with product MSILKDNVNKGPEYLRAMIKRRCISIPGVFNGISAEIAERHGFDAVYLSGSGIAGAAGLPDLSLTTLTEVAEKTAEIASVTKLPIVVDIDTGFGETLNVMRTVRAMERAGASAIHIEDQELPKKCGQLSGKKLVTEEEMVNKIRAAVEARKNENFIIIARTDSRALEGVDGAVRRANIYLEAGADAIFPEALESKSEFEKFAKTVKAPLMANMTEFGKSPLLTVKELDSIGYKMVIFPLTAFRASLKAMDSAYGALKREGTQNSFIKNLMTREEFYELIGYYEYEKEDSHIYKYKKVPK from the coding sequence ATGTCGATACTAAAAGATAACGTGAACAAAGGGCCAGAATATCTTAGGGCAATGATAAAAAGGCGTTGCATATCCATACCGGGGGTGTTTAATGGCATATCGGCTGAAATTGCCGAGCGGCATGGATTCGATGCGGTATACCTTTCTGGCTCTGGCATAGCCGGTGCTGCCGGACTGCCTGATCTGTCGCTGACTACGCTGACCGAAGTGGCCGAAAAAACTGCAGAAATAGCCTCGGTTACCAAACTGCCGATAGTCGTAGACATTGACACCGGCTTCGGAGAAACATTAAACGTGATGCGAACAGTTCGAGCAATGGAAAGGGCCGGAGCCTCTGCAATCCATATAGAAGACCAAGAGCTACCAAAAAAATGTGGCCAACTGTCAGGGAAGAAGCTGGTAACAGAAGAAGAAATGGTAAACAAGATACGGGCTGCGGTAGAAGCTAGAAAAAACGAAAATTTCATTATAATTGCAAGAACTGATTCAAGGGCGCTGGAAGGCGTAGACGGGGCAGTGAGAAGAGCAAATATATACCTGGAGGCGGGCGCAGACGCCATATTTCCAGAGGCTTTGGAAAGCAAGTCTGAATTTGAAAAGTTTGCAAAGACGGTCAAGGCCCCCCTGATGGCCAACATGACGGAATTCGGAAAAAGCCCGCTATTGACGGTCAAGGAACTTGATTCGATTGGATACAAAATGGTAATATTCCCGCTCACCGCATTCAGGGCATCGCTAAAGGCCATGGACTCGGCTTATGGCGCGCTAAAGCGCGAAGGAACTCAAAATAGCTTTATCAAAAACCTCATGACAAGAGAGGAATTTTACGAACTCATAGGATACTACGAATATGAAAAGGAGGACAGTCACATTTACAAATACAAAAAGGTGCCAAAATGA